GAACGCGCGGCGCAGGCCCACAAACTGGGGATCTGGGACCAGATCGCAAACAACGGCTCGGTCCTGCGCGATTACGCGGCCCTTGGCACGTGGTGGGACCTGCGCGCGCGCATCATCGAAGGGTACCGCGAGATCAAGCGCCGCGCGCCCGAGGTCAACCTGTTCAACACACGCCTCGACTATGATCGGCTGGTCGAAATAGCCAAGGCGCGCGGCGAAACCACCGTGTTCATGGAATTACGCGATTTCTCGCCCGTGTCGGGCGATCACGTCGTCTTTCGCACCGGCAGTCTGGCACAGCCGTACCAGCTGTTCATTCCCAACGGGAACTCCGATCAGGCGCAGGACATCATGAACCTGATCCTGACCCGGTACCGCCCGGATGGCGAGGGCACGCCGCGCCGGTCCTATGCCTATGTCACCGGGCCGACCAAGATGTTTCCCGACAATGACACAGGCCGCCCGGAAATCGTCGTGACGGACCCCGATCAGATCACCGACTGGCCTGCGTCGGCTTTGGAACGATCGGGCCTGATCACGGCGTAAGGCCCCGCTCCTGCCACGCACTGACAGCAGCCCCCCTTGCATCACGGGGCACACGCAACAGATAACGAGGCATGGCCTACGCACATACCGATTCCTCCGAACCCGTCACCTACCTCGCCAACCCGGCCGAGGATGTCCGCACCCGGCTGAAGCTGGAAGGCGGCAAGCAACTGGTGATGAACACCGAATTCCAACCGGCGGGTGACCAGCCCACGGCGATCAGGGAACTGGCCCAGGGGGTTCTGGACGGCGATCGCGACCAGGTCCTGCTGGGCGCCACCGGCACGGGCAAGACCTACACCATGGCCAAGGTGATCGAGGAAACCCAGCGCCCGGCCATCATCCTTGCCCCCAACAAGACGCTCGCCGCGCAGCTCTATGGCGAATTCAAGGGCTTCTTCCCCGACAACGCCGTCGAATACTTCGTCAGCTACTACGACTACTACCAGCCCGAAGCCTATGTCGCCCGGTCCGACACCTACATCGAGAAAGAAAGCCAGATCAACGAACAGATCGACCGCATGCGCCACTCCGCCACGCGGGCGCTGCTGGAACGTGACGACGTGATCATCGTCGCCTCCGTCTCGTGCATCTACGGCATCGGGTCGGTCGAAACCTACGGGGCCATGACGCAGGACCTCAAGACCGGCAAGGAATACGACCAGCGCCAGGTCATCGCGGACCTCGTCGCCCAGCAATACAAGCGCAACGACCACGCCTTCCAGCGCGGCTCCTTCCGCGTGCGCGGCGACTCGCTCGAAATCTTCCCCGCCCACCTCGAAGACCGCGCCTGGAAGCTGTCCTTCTTCGGCGAGGAACTGGAATCCATCACCGAATTTGACCCGCTCACGGGTGAAAAATGCGACACGCTCGACCACATCCGCGTCTACGCCAACTCGCACTACGTCACACCCAAGCCCACGATGAACCAGGCCATCATCGGCATCAAGAAAGAGCTGAAAATCCGCCTCGACCAACTGGTGGGCGAGGGCAAGCTGCTCGAAGCGCAACGGCTCGAACAGCGCACCAATTTCGACCTCGAAATGCTCGAAGCCACCGGCGTCTGCAACGGCATCGAAAACTATTCCCGCTACCTCACGGGCCGCGCCCCGGGGGAGCCACCCCCCACCCTGTTCGAATTCATCCCCGACAACGCCATCGTCTTTGCGGATGAATCCCACGTCTCCGTCCCCCAGATCGGCGGCATGTACAAGGGCGACTACCGGCGCAAGTTCACGCTGGCCGAACACGGCTTCCGGCTCCCAAGCTGCATGGACAACCGCCCCCTGAAATTCGAGGAATGGGACGCCATGCGCCCGCAATCCGTCTTCGTCTCCGCCACGCCAGCGGCATGGGAAATCGAACAGACCGGCGGCGTCTTCACCGAACAGGTCATCCGCCCCACCGGCCTTCTGGACCCGCCCGTCGAAATCCGCCCGGTCGAGATGCAGGTCGATGACCTGCTGGACGAGGTCCAAAAGGTCGCCAAACAGGGCATGCGCACGCTCTGCACCACGCTCACGAAACGGATGGCCGAAGACCTCACCGAATACATGCACGAACAGGGCATCCGCGTCCGCTACATGCACTCCGACATCGACACGCTGGAACGGATCGAAATCCTGCGCGACCTGCGCTTGGGCGCCTTCGACGTGCTGATCGGCATCAACCTGCTGCGCGAGGGGCTCGACATCCCCGAATGCGGCCTTGTCGCGATCCTCGACGCGGATAAGGAAGGGTTCCTGCGGTCCGAGACGTCCCTCGTCCAGACCATCGGACGGGCGGCAAGAAACGCCGATGGCCGCGTGATCATGTATGCCGACAAGATCACAGGCTCCATGGAACGCGCATTGGCCGAAACCAACCGCCGCCGCGCCAAGCAGATGGCCTATAACGAGGAACACGGGATCACGCCCGAGACGGTGAAAAAGAATGTCGAGGACGTGCTGGCGGGCCTCTACAAGGGCGACGTCGACATGAACCGCGTCACTGCCCAGATCGACGCCCCATTGGCGGGCGGCAACCTGCAAGCCGTCCTCGACGGCCTGCGCGCCGACATGCGCAAGGCGGCCGAGAACCTCGAGTTCGAGGAAGCCGCGCGGTTGCGGGATGAGGTCAAACGGCTGGAAACGGTCGATCTGGTCGTCGCGGATGATCCGCTGGCGCGGCAATATGCGCTCGAGAAGGCCGTGGATGATGCGCAGAAGGCATCGGGGCGCTCAACGGCAGGGCGGGCCGGGCAACGCGGTGGGAATGTGAAGCGGCGGAAGCGGTAGATGGAACGCCAACCCTAGACTTGCGTTAGAAAGCCTTGATAGGCCGACAAAAGACCTGCGACAAATAGAGCTAAGCCGGTGGCGGCAATCAACACAGAAAGAACGTGAAAGGCAAACCCAACTTTTTCTAACCGTTTTGAGTTCGAGTCATACAGCAATTGAGCAAGATAAGCGAAACCTGCGACTAGTGATGCAGCAACAACTCCAAAGGCAAAAAGTAGCAATGCCTTCGTCAGAAGTCTGAATAACTCATCTCCCTGCTCAGTGTAGCTACCCAAAAAGGTAAGCACGGCAATCGCGGCAGCTCCATTTACCAATACTAAGGTTCTGATCGCTCCTTGGCCGAAGGTAATCACAGCTCGCATCATCTCCAGCCGAGCTTCTTTCCAGAGTTCCATCCTACGATTGTATTTGCGCCATACATGCTCTTTTGAGGCGTCTGAGTTTGATACGATCCTATCTAACTCAGCGGACAACCTGAGCGGATCAATTGTAGCGTCTTTATCACTGGCCAATTCGCGCACGTCGTCACGAAGCAACTCAAGATCTTCTCTAAGCGCCATCTGCAAAACCTACATAATCGTAGGGTGGGCAATGTGCCCACCTGTCATTCGGATCGGTCATATCCCAACGCTTGCAATCTGCCCACCCTCCCCCATAACCAATCGCGCCATACGGTGGGCAGATTGCCCACCCTGCAAAACACCTCACAACCTGTTCCGCAGCCCGGCCCACACCGTCTTTCACCGACCCCACCGCACGCACAAAGCGCACATCGCGCAACCCATCCCATGTGTGTCCCCGACCGGCCCCCACATGATCTGCCACAACTTAACCATTTGATAACAAACAAGGTTTCGCGCGCGAAACCCCGCGAAACGCAAAACGCGGCCCTCTTTCGAGCGCCGCGCCAAATCTCAAACCGTCAGGCGGGGCTCACCCCGCCACCCGCTCACACCAGGGCGATGTTGACCGCGCTTTCGCGCCCGTCACGACCGGCTTCCAGGTCAAACGTGACCTTCTGGTTGTCCGCCAGACCCGTCAGGCCCGAACGCTCAACGGACGAGATGTGCACAAACACGTCCTTGCTGCCGCCCTCGGGGGCGATGAAACCGAAACCTTTGGTGGCGTTGAACCATTTCACTGTGCCATTGGCCATGTGATGTCTTCCTTCAGAAAATACCGCTCGCGACATGCAGCGGTCCGGCCTAGTCGTCATGATCGAGAGACTGGTCGCCGTGAGGAAAATCAGAACATCGAGTAGAATAGCTATGCGAGGCTGGCCTGACAGCTTCCGGCACAAAGCACAAGCATATTCGCACAAGGCGTGTACCCGGACACAAACAGCACTACCATCCCGGCATGCGTATTTTGACCCTTCTTGCCCTTGTCGCCGCCCCCGCCCACGCGTGGGAATTCACCCCGACCCCCGTCTGCACCCTGGCCCACAGCGAGGCCCGGGCCGAGGTCGCGGTGACCTATGACCACGCTACGGCACTTTATGCGATTGCGATCACCAACGCCGATGGCTGGCCCAGCGCACCCGCGTTCTCGATCCGCTTTGACGGCGCGCAGCCCAACACGATCTCGACCACGCGGCACAGCATGGACGCACAAACGCTGACGGTCACAGATGCAGGGTTCGGCAACGTCCTGGACGGGATCGAATTCAACAGCACCGCCACCGCTTTCACCCAAACCGCCGCCGTCACACTGTCGCTCGATGGCGCAGCGCCAGAGGTACAGAAGTTCCGCGCCTGCGCCACCGCCCCCATCGCATGACAGACCCATTCCGGACACCGGATGACGACGCCCGCGCCACGGCGCGGCAGCTTGTTGATGATGCGACCTTTGCGGCGCTGGCCGTCACGGATCCGCAAACAGGTCATCCTTCGGTCACACGCATTGCGCTGGCAACCGACACGGACGGAACACCTGTGTCGCTGATCTCCGATCTGTCGACCCATACGGCGGCACTGGTCAACCAACCCGCCTGCGCCCTGCTGGTGGGCGAGCCCGCCGACAAGGGCGATCCGCTGACCCACCCGCGGCTGACACTGCACTGCACCGCCAGGTTCATCCCACACGCACAAGACGCTCAATTGCGCGCGCACTATCTTGCCGCGCGACCCAAGGCCACGCTTTATGCCGGGTTCACCGATTTCCGTTTTGTCAGGTTCACCGTCGATACCGGCCTCTTGAACGGGGGCTTCGGCAAGGCATTCAAACTGGGGCCGGGCGACCTCTAGAAATCAAAGATATCGCCCAGCAGATCGCCCATCCCCTTTTTCTTCTTCCGGCGTGGATCATGCCCGCGTTCATCATAGCCGCGCTGGGGTTGCGCGGTCGCTTGAGGCGGCGGGGGCGGCGGGCTGTAGGCCGCTGCACGCTCGATGATCTTGTCCAGCTCACCCCGGTCCAGCCACACCCCGCGACATTGCGGGCAATAGTCAATCTCGACCCCGCTGCGGTCGGTGATGACAAGGGGCGTTCCGTCAATGGGGCATTGCATGGGCATCTCTCCGTTAATGGCTCCCCCCAGATATAGGCGTGCCATTCGCCGCCCGCAGGGGCGCGTGGCAAAAAGTCCTGCACCACCCGCGCACTAATCAATTGTTAACCAAGATCAGCCCATGGTCATGCCTCGTTAACCCCTGTCAGGACCCGTGCGATGCGCACCGCCATGATGATCGTCTGCATGTTCTGGGCACAGGTTACCCACGCGGGGGCATGGTTGAAGCCGCACAAGGAAGGGTTCCTGTCCCAAAGCGCCGTCTATGACGACGCAGGCCAGCTCGATGGGACGCTCTTTTTCGAATATGGCGTGCGACCGAAACTGACGCTGGGGGCCAAGGTCGATGTGGACATGACCTCCGGACAGATCGGCGACGGCACCGCATTCGTCTTTGCCCGCAAACCCATCCCAACAAAAGATCGGGAATACAAACTGGCCTACACGTTGGGGATCGGCGGCACCTTCGGGGGCGAAATGGAGCCTCTGTTGCTGACCGGGCTCAGCTATGGGCGCGGGATCAAGGCATGGGACCGGTACGGATGGCTGGCCCTCGACGGCGCGGTCGAATGGGCCATAGATGACGGCCCCGACACCTACAAGCTGGACACAACCGTCGGCCTGACGCTGAACGATCGTTTCAAGGTGATGATGCAGGTGTTTGTCAGCGAAACGGACGGGACGGTGACAACAAAACTGGCCCCTTCGCTGATCTGGCAGCCCAAGCCCAAAGCGCCCAGCTTCCTGATCGGGATCGAGGGCGAAGATGGAACCTTCGCCCTCAAGATTGGCGTGTGGCGGTCGTTCTAGACGCCTTGGATCAATCCTTGTCCATCCGGACAAATGCCCGGACGGACCCGCGCATATCCTCGCTGAACTCCAGCGAAAATGAATCCTCGTTGGGACCAATCCGACCACGACCCACAGGGGCCTCGTACCGGCGCTGGTTCGCGTTGTTGCGCAGATCGCCCGTCAACATGACGGAATCCACAAACTGGCAGAAGCCTTCAAAGGGCAGCTTCTTGGCGGTGCCAACGGTCCACGTGCGGGTGTTGGTCGCCTGGCTATGCTCCACCAGCAGCGGGTTCTCGGCATGCTCGCTCACATTGTGATACGAATTGCCCTTGTACCACACAGACCGGTTCCGGTTGTAATCCAGATCGGCAAAGCTGGTGTCGACGCGCTCGGCCCGGTCGATGCTGCCGTTGATGGACCGGAACCGGTTGCCGGTCACGGTGATGCCGTTCAGGAAATGGCCGGACCCGTGCGGCTTGACCACCAGATAGCTGAACCAGGGGGCCACGTCGCCCGACAGGAACACGTTGTCGGTCAGGCTGAAGGAACTGAAGGAAAACCCGGTCGTGAACTGGGGCGTGGGGTCCCGTTCGTTGGTCCATTCGACAAAGCAGTTGTCGATATAGTTCCCGGTCACCACGCTGGCGGTATAACTGTCCTGCAGGACAATGCCCGCTGTACGGAACCCGTCGGCCACACCGTCGCCCTGGAAAAAGTGATTGCCCTTGATCAGGTGGTTCTGCCCGGCCAGCAGCATGAAGTGGCGGAATTGCGTGGCACGGCAATCGCGGATCTTGGCGTCATTCGAATTCACGTTGAACCCGATGGACGTGCGATCAGCGACGTTTTCGGCCTCTTCGGCGGACAGGAACTGACAGCGGTCGATCAGGATACCCTGGCACCCACCACCGATGGACGTCAGACCACGATCCTTGGGACGGCTGATAAAACATTCCTGCAATTCAAAGGTCGGACCGGCCGGGGCCAGCATGATGCCCGAACACTTGTCGTTACACTGGAACTCGATGTTCGACATGTTGAACTTCGACAACTTGGAAAAGCCGCTCAGGTCGATCAGATAGTCAAAACGGCGGAACGTGTAGGTCTGCGTGCCGTCAGCGTCGAACGGCGGGGCGTTCAATTCGATGGTGCCCGCACCCACATTCTTGCTGCGGACATAGATCTCGCGGCCCACACCATTGGCAGTGACATGCGCACCCACCGGGACGTTTGCGATGTTGGTGACATTGGTCAACGTCCGGCCATTGGACGCC
The DNA window shown above is from uncultured Tateyamaria sp. and carries:
- a CDS encoding thermonuclease family protein, which encodes MPGTSFTAKVDRVVDGDTVRVFLNDGDDKSESLRILSLDTEEVNAGTKPVTPLGHAASDRAKELITPGDTVTVILPGNEDRDDAIAKYRGNFGRLLCYLQLEDGTDFQELMIREGLSPYFQKYGYAQFSTLHTRYAAAERAAQAHKLGIWDQIANNGSVLRDYAALGTWWDLRARIIEGYREIKRRAPEVNLFNTRLDYDRLVEIAKARGETTVFMELRDFSPVSGDHVVFRTGSLAQPYQLFIPNGNSDQAQDIMNLILTRYRPDGEGTPRRSYAYVTGPTKMFPDNDTGRPEIVVTDPDQITDWPASALERSGLITA
- the uvrB gene encoding excinuclease ABC subunit UvrB, which encodes MAYAHTDSSEPVTYLANPAEDVRTRLKLEGGKQLVMNTEFQPAGDQPTAIRELAQGVLDGDRDQVLLGATGTGKTYTMAKVIEETQRPAIILAPNKTLAAQLYGEFKGFFPDNAVEYFVSYYDYYQPEAYVARSDTYIEKESQINEQIDRMRHSATRALLERDDVIIVASVSCIYGIGSVETYGAMTQDLKTGKEYDQRQVIADLVAQQYKRNDHAFQRGSFRVRGDSLEIFPAHLEDRAWKLSFFGEELESITEFDPLTGEKCDTLDHIRVYANSHYVTPKPTMNQAIIGIKKELKIRLDQLVGEGKLLEAQRLEQRTNFDLEMLEATGVCNGIENYSRYLTGRAPGEPPPTLFEFIPDNAIVFADESHVSVPQIGGMYKGDYRRKFTLAEHGFRLPSCMDNRPLKFEEWDAMRPQSVFVSATPAAWEIEQTGGVFTEQVIRPTGLLDPPVEIRPVEMQVDDLLDEVQKVAKQGMRTLCTTLTKRMAEDLTEYMHEQGIRVRYMHSDIDTLERIEILRDLRLGAFDVLIGINLLREGLDIPECGLVAILDADKEGFLRSETSLVQTIGRAARNADGRVIMYADKITGSMERALAETNRRRAKQMAYNEEHGITPETVKKNVEDVLAGLYKGDVDMNRVTAQIDAPLAGGNLQAVLDGLRADMRKAAENLEFEEAARLRDEVKRLETVDLVVADDPLARQYALEKAVDDAQKASGRSTAGRAGQRGGNVKRRKR
- a CDS encoding cold-shock protein, whose amino-acid sequence is MANGTVKWFNATKGFGFIAPEGGSKDVFVHISSVERSGLTGLADNQKVTFDLEAGRDGRESAVNIALV
- a CDS encoding pyridoxamine 5'-phosphate oxidase family protein — protein: MTDPFRTPDDDARATARQLVDDATFAALAVTDPQTGHPSVTRIALATDTDGTPVSLISDLSTHTAALVNQPACALLVGEPADKGDPLTHPRLTLHCTARFIPHAQDAQLRAHYLAARPKATLYAGFTDFRFVRFTVDTGLLNGGFGKAFKLGPGDL
- a CDS encoding zf-TFIIB domain-containing protein: MQCPIDGTPLVITDRSGVEIDYCPQCRGVWLDRGELDKIIERAAAYSPPPPPPQATAQPQRGYDERGHDPRRKKKKGMGDLLGDIFDF
- a CDS encoding glycosyl hydrolase family 28-related protein, which codes for MNKAITEGVVLMPPAFAEGLNVWSSGDGTPGSDTYQNAPNAAVVFADQDFGSCLELQKTSNTTRVRYMGETPLLPGCYVRVTVRIKAISGSFPSVRIAGFAARANGQAVSGVDTAADSVTLTSYGDVVEVSAIIGAGNRSGVDLVWGTGAAYAHFGLDLTGPNGGIVRIDDIVIEDITSVFLRDLLAVVDVRDFGAVGDGTTDDSDAFDAANAAANGRTILVPEGVFRLNKDVAFEELVKFEGTISMPDDKMLLLRKSYDLPTYIEAFGDEVLAFKKAFQALLNSSDHESLDLGGRRIAVFEPIDMQAAVPNRDQFNTRRVIRNGQFEAQGDNWNTQTVTSQATYSASNGRTLTNVTNIANVPVGAHVTANGVGREIYVRSKNVGAGTIELNAPPFDADGTQTYTFRRFDYLIDLSGFSKLSKFNMSNIEFQCNDKCSGIMLAPAGPTFELQECFISRPKDRGLTSIGGGCQGILIDRCQFLSAEEAENVADRTSIGFNVNSNDAKIRDCRATQFRHFMLLAGQNHLIKGNHFFQGDGVADGFRTAGIVLQDSYTASVVTGNYIDNCFVEWTNERDPTPQFTTGFSFSSFSLTDNVFLSGDVAPWFSYLVVKPHGSGHFLNGITVTGNRFRSINGSIDRAERVDTSFADLDYNRNRSVWYKGNSYHNVSEHAENPLLVEHSQATNTRTWTVGTAKKLPFEGFCQFVDSVMLTGDLRNNANQRRYEAPVGRGRIGPNEDSFSLEFSEDMRGSVRAFVRMDKD